A single genomic interval of Arthrobacter globiformis harbors:
- a CDS encoding SDR family oxidoreductase, which translates to MTHIAIIGGHGKVALQLSALLTEQGHSVTSFIRNPDHAADVAATGASPSVLDVENSTTAEIAAVLRNHDAVVWSAGAGGGNPARTYAVDRDAAIRSMDAAAEAGVGRYVMVSYFGAGPDHGVPEGHSFHAYAEAKADADEYLRGTKLAWTILGPGSLTEGPGNGLIDVNPEDAGAGTQTSRANVAIVAASVLDLPGTAGRTIEFRDGTEPVAAALGALE; encoded by the coding sequence ATGACCCATATCGCAATCATCGGCGGCCACGGCAAGGTGGCCCTGCAGCTGTCCGCCCTCCTCACGGAACAGGGGCACAGCGTCACGTCCTTTATCCGCAACCCGGACCATGCGGCAGACGTCGCCGCCACCGGTGCATCGCCGTCGGTCCTTGACGTTGAAAACTCAACGACGGCGGAAATCGCTGCCGTGCTCCGGAACCACGACGCCGTGGTCTGGTCAGCCGGCGCCGGGGGAGGGAACCCGGCCCGCACGTATGCCGTGGACCGGGACGCCGCCATCCGTTCCATGGACGCGGCCGCAGAGGCCGGCGTCGGGCGGTACGTGATGGTGTCCTACTTTGGTGCTGGCCCGGACCACGGGGTTCCCGAGGGGCACAGCTTCCACGCGTACGCCGAGGCCAAGGCCGACGCCGACGAGTACCTCCGCGGCACCAAACTCGCCTGGACCATTCTGGGGCCGGGCTCCCTGACCGAGGGGCCGGGTAACGGGCTGATCGACGTGAACCCCGAAGACGCCGGCGCCGGCACGCAGACCTCCCGCGCCAACGTCGCTATCGTTGCAGCCTCGGTGCTGGACCTGCCGGGAACCGCCGGCCGGACCATCGAATTCCGCGACGGCACGGAGCCGGTCGCGGCCGCGCTCGGCGCGCTGGAGTAG
- a CDS encoding dihydrofolate reductase family protein, giving the protein MARLIYSGLMSLDGYIADRDGNFDWAEPDAEVHSFVNALMRPAGTHLLGRRMYEVMAAWEHPEDSGEIADLPAYIRDFADLWKAADKVVFSRTLQDVTTARTRIEPEFSADAVGRLKADASRDLAVGGAELAAAAIRAGLVDEFQMFLSPVAVGGGKRFLPDDVRLRLELLEERRFGNGTVFLRYADRTE; this is encoded by the coding sequence ATGGCCAGACTGATCTACTCCGGACTCATGTCTCTCGACGGGTACATCGCGGACCGGGACGGCAACTTCGACTGGGCCGAGCCGGACGCCGAGGTGCATTCCTTCGTCAACGCGCTGATGCGGCCGGCGGGAACTCACCTGCTGGGCCGCCGGATGTACGAGGTGATGGCCGCCTGGGAGCATCCGGAGGACTCCGGCGAGATCGCCGACCTGCCCGCCTACATCCGCGACTTCGCCGACCTCTGGAAGGCTGCGGACAAGGTGGTTTTCTCCCGCACCCTGCAGGACGTGACCACCGCCCGGACCAGGATCGAGCCGGAGTTCAGCGCCGACGCCGTCGGACGGCTGAAGGCAGACGCCAGCCGGGACCTGGCAGTGGGCGGCGCGGAGCTCGCCGCGGCGGCCATTCGGGCCGGGCTGGTGGACGAGTTCCAGATGTTCCTCTCGCCCGTGGCAGTGGGCGGCGGCAAGCGCTTCCTCCCGGACGACGTCCGCCTACGGCTTGAGCTGCTCGAGGAGCGGCGGTTCGGCAACGGCACGGTGTTCCTCCGCTACGCCGACCGGACGGAATGA
- a CDS encoding HNH endonuclease family protein, translating to MPLGTFNHTGPFKQARRRAVAITASITSGLWVWSLSATAVAAGLLLTGLAIPAEAATYYSAPLRTAARALAVGAENNVGYDRTRYFGTWLDTNRDCQNTRAEVLLQEAKVAATYTTTRHCTVRSARWVTRWDNRTHTVASAVEIDHTVPVHEAWGSGARYWSQARRVAFYNDLGDGRSLNAQTAALNSAKQAKGPEAWMPPANRCEYVGNWIAVKIRWGLRVDSAEKAALIRYADSCPNVRISVTKA from the coding sequence ATGCCGCTCGGCACGTTCAATCACACAGGCCCGTTCAAACAGGCCCGACGCCGGGCGGTTGCCATCACGGCGTCCATCACGTCCGGCCTTTGGGTCTGGTCGCTGTCCGCTACCGCCGTGGCCGCCGGCCTGCTGCTCACCGGGCTGGCTATCCCCGCCGAGGCTGCCACGTACTATTCCGCGCCGCTGCGCACCGCCGCCCGTGCCCTCGCGGTGGGCGCGGAGAACAACGTCGGCTACGACCGGACCCGCTACTTCGGCACCTGGCTGGACACCAACCGTGACTGCCAGAACACCCGCGCGGAGGTCCTGCTGCAGGAGGCAAAAGTCGCCGCGACGTACACCACCACGCGCCACTGCACCGTGCGCAGTGCCCGCTGGGTCACCAGGTGGGACAACCGCACGCACACCGTGGCGTCGGCCGTGGAGATCGACCACACCGTTCCCGTTCACGAGGCGTGGGGCTCAGGTGCCCGCTACTGGTCGCAGGCGCGCCGGGTGGCGTTCTACAACGACCTCGGCGACGGACGGTCGCTGAACGCGCAGACGGCTGCGCTGAACTCCGCCAAGCAGGCGAAGGGGCCTGAAGCCTGGATGCCGCCAGCCAACCGCTGCGAGTACGTCGGCAACTGGATCGCGGTGAAGATCCGGTGGGGCCTGCGCGTGGACAGCGCCGAGAAGGCAGCCCTGATCCGCTACGCCGACTCCTGCCCGAACGTACGCATCAGCGTCACCAAGGCTTAG
- a CDS encoding DEAD/DEAH box helicase — MPENHDDAQITEATEATAETANVEFTEAAVPAAEPVEAAAPAAEAPAAKADEDDEEGVKFADLGIDGRVLAALRDVGYEKPSPIQAATIPLLLEGRDVVGLAQTGTGKTAAFAVPALSRLAELHDLNGPSRKTQALVLAPTRELALQVAEAFTSYAKHIDDFTVLPVYGGSAYGPQLAGLRRGAQVVVGTPGRVIDHIAKGSLDLSELQYLVLDEADEMLRMGFAEDVEQIFQQTPSDRQVALFSATMPSQIRRMSKQYLNNPAEISVKSKTTTGANTRQRYLQVMGPHKLDAMTRILEVEEFDGVIAFVRTKMATEDLADKLRARGFQAAAINGDIPQQQRERTVEALKEGRIDILVATDVAARGLDVERISHVVNYDIPHDTESYVHRIGRTGRAGRSGDAILFMTPREKYLLRSIEKATRQPVEQMHLPTAETVNTLRLGKFAERITETLESEDVAAFRDLIASYEEEHNVPAAEIAAALAVMAQGGQPLLVKELPAAPEYQKRERSKDGFGSRGPTRTLTEGNATYRIAVGRRQRVMPGSIVGAIANEGGISSSQIGGIDIRSDHSLVELPADLSPDQLKALSRTRIGGELIHLELDNGRKPSGDRGSYQGNRGGDRGGYSGGGDRGGNFKGNGGFKREFRKNDGERSSADRGGRSYSDRSERSVSGDSGANRGQSSDSRFGGHGDGARKPRHGNEGGHRDFNRKGKW, encoded by the coding sequence ATGCCCGAAAATCACGACGACGCCCAGATCACCGAAGCCACAGAGGCGACCGCCGAAACCGCCAACGTTGAATTCACCGAGGCTGCTGTCCCCGCAGCCGAGCCCGTCGAGGCCGCAGCCCCTGCCGCTGAGGCCCCCGCTGCCAAGGCCGATGAGGACGATGAAGAAGGCGTGAAGTTCGCCGATCTCGGCATCGACGGCCGCGTGCTGGCCGCCCTGCGGGACGTCGGCTACGAAAAGCCTTCCCCGATCCAGGCAGCAACCATCCCGCTGCTGCTTGAAGGCCGCGACGTCGTGGGCCTCGCCCAGACCGGCACCGGTAAGACTGCAGCATTCGCAGTACCGGCACTGTCCCGCCTGGCCGAGCTCCACGACCTCAACGGCCCGTCCCGCAAGACGCAGGCCCTGGTACTCGCCCCGACCCGCGAGCTCGCGCTCCAGGTTGCCGAGGCCTTCACCTCGTACGCCAAACACATCGATGACTTCACGGTCCTCCCCGTCTACGGCGGCTCCGCCTACGGCCCCCAGCTCGCCGGCCTGCGCCGCGGTGCACAGGTTGTCGTCGGTACTCCCGGCCGAGTGATCGACCACATTGCCAAGGGCTCCCTGGACCTGTCCGAACTCCAGTACCTGGTGCTGGACGAGGCCGACGAAATGCTCCGCATGGGCTTCGCCGAAGACGTGGAGCAGATCTTCCAGCAGACCCCGTCGGACCGCCAGGTGGCACTGTTCTCCGCCACCATGCCGAGCCAGATCCGCCGGATGTCCAAGCAGTACCTGAACAACCCGGCCGAGATCTCGGTGAAGTCCAAGACCACCACGGGCGCGAACACCCGTCAGCGCTACCTGCAGGTCATGGGCCCGCACAAGCTCGATGCCATGACCCGCATCCTCGAGGTCGAAGAGTTTGACGGCGTCATCGCGTTCGTCCGCACCAAGATGGCCACCGAGGACCTCGCCGACAAGCTGCGCGCCCGCGGCTTCCAGGCTGCCGCCATCAACGGCGACATCCCGCAGCAGCAGCGCGAACGCACCGTGGAAGCGCTCAAGGAAGGCCGCATCGACATCCTGGTTGCCACCGATGTCGCCGCCCGCGGCCTGGACGTCGAGCGCATCAGCCACGTGGTCAACTACGACATCCCGCACGACACCGAGTCTTACGTGCACCGCATCGGCCGCACCGGCCGTGCCGGCCGATCCGGCGACGCGATCCTGTTCATGACTCCGCGCGAGAAGTACCTGCTGCGTTCCATTGAGAAGGCCACGCGCCAGCCTGTGGAGCAGATGCACCTGCCCACCGCTGAGACCGTCAACACGCTGCGTCTGGGCAAGTTCGCCGAGCGCATCACCGAGACGCTCGAGTCCGAAGACGTGGCGGCATTCCGTGACCTGATCGCGTCCTACGAGGAAGAGCACAACGTGCCGGCAGCAGAAATCGCTGCGGCACTTGCGGTCATGGCGCAGGGCGGCCAGCCGCTGCTGGTCAAGGAACTGCCTGCTGCTCCGGAGTACCAGAAGCGCGAACGGTCCAAGGACGGCTTCGGCTCCCGCGGCCCGACCCGCACGCTGACCGAGGGCAACGCCACGTACCGGATCGCCGTCGGACGCCGCCAGCGCGTCATGCCGGGTTCCATCGTGGGCGCCATCGCCAACGAAGGCGGCATTTCGTCGTCGCAGATCGGCGGCATTGACATCCGCTCGGACCACTCGCTCGTGGAGCTCCCGGCCGACCTCAGCCCCGATCAGCTGAAGGCCCTGTCCCGCACGCGGATCGGCGGCGAGCTGATCCACCTCGAGCTGGACAACGGCCGCAAGCCGTCCGGTGACCGCGGCAGCTACCAGGGCAACCGTGGCGGCGACCGCGGCGGTTACTCCGGCGGCGGAGACCGTGGCGGCAACTTCAAGGGCAACGGCGGGTTCAAGAGGGAATTCCGCAAGAACGACGGCGAGCGTTCCTCCGCGGACCGTGGTGGACGCTCCTACAGCGACCGTTCGGAGCGCAGTGTAAGCGGTGACTCCGGTGCCAACCGCGGCCAGTCCAGCGATTCCCGCTTCGGTGGCCACGGTGATGGTGCACGCAAGCCCCGCCACGGCAACGAGGGTGGTCACCGCGACTTCAACCGCAAGGGCAAGTGGTAA